The DNA region TCCAAAgttgcactttaaaaaaataataataataataacatattctTATTAGGTGTTGAGCTTCTGCagagattaaaagaaaaatggaccACATTTTACTCCAACACTGTACCAATGTTGGAAGTCGTTTTCTATCTCTTGAAAGTAAGTCAATCACTCTTCTATCTTTTACTTTAggaagtttttaatgaaatggaaaaacACGAGTCTTTCTTCACAGCACTGATCAAAAAAGCCACTTTATGTAGTTTAAAGTTCTACGTTTTACAATGgcattcaaattaaaacatcCAATGTCATACGCAGTAAGTCACAAAAGTTGTCAGGGCTTATACGTGCATTGTATTTCTAAGAAAAGAGCAATTTCGCACCACAATTTTCACATGAGTTATTCGTTTATTTGTGGAGCCAGAAGGGCTTTACCACATCATGAATTTGGTCTAAAAGAACAGAATCCTTtgttcgatatttttaaaaactagattgagatttatatatatataatcctaTGTCTCCTTAagatagaagaaaatattatcatGAGTCTCATCACCAATCAGTATGGATAATGAAGGATAATGGCAATACTaattagcattgtttttaaatatgtgacACTGTGTTGGAATGTGTTTAACTGTTAACTGCTCATTAAAGCTCTAGAAATCTGGTATAGGATCGCCAAGTAGAAAATGCGTTATTCATGTACGACCAAAGCACAAATCATTCAGTATAACTTCATATTTCCTCGGTAGGACGAGTTACCCTTGAAAATGGTTGTGTTTTTGATTTATGACTgcgtaaatttattatttgcctCACTTTTTTGCCATTCTGATTATAGTTCAAGATTAATTGTGGTTTTAACATATAGAAAAGATAACAATGTATTAGTGAGACCAACTAGATACCATTACTGAGCAAccataattttgtataaattcatAAGCATGAacgatattatttatgaatgatAGAATGGATTTTATGAGtgatattcattaattataaactgCCTAACAGCTTTTATAATCTGCGtagattttcctttttttatgtgttttgtcTGGGATAAATtgcaaaacaagaaaaatagtgTGAGCTTCGCATGTAAAAACTGGACATGTTGGATGAAGTTTCTCATTGACGATCTCATCCAATATGGccacaacagttacttttcgaagaatattttaaaaggcatGGATCTAATTTCTCAATTAGTTAATTATGAGTCTTTGGCGTAAAAAATGCTATACCACACCTAACGTTTGGTTTATATTAAGAGTCTATCTCAAATTTTTTGGAAGTATCTGGAATCTTTAAGATAGTGAATAAGATTTCGAAGAGGGATGTCACAAATTTAACCTGATAGATCAGGATAAtcactattaaaataatgacgtttctttattactaaatttgtatattgtattgaaatatatttgattgtAAGCTGTTCTCTGTAACTGGAGCAAGAAAACGCtggttttttcagaaaaaggtgTTTATATGTTAATCTTGTAATATGTGATACGcacagggccggattaacctataggcacactaggcacgtgcctagggcctacgaaattcaggggcctacgaaaaactcgggagaaaaattttttttgacaaaaatagtttagctttaaaaacaacaagtgtattttgcacaaaattatgaagatacaaataaaaatataatattttacggtaataaattattttgcagaatcttatgatctaatatattacttttttgcgatttttggattcaacgaaatcttgtattatgctgtcgaattccaaactacgcaaaatgtcggATTgaatagacataagtgcgagcgatgccaaacgatcttgattcattgttgaaagcaaataattttttatcaattttaatctggagaaagatctttctccttctgcatttgatccaagaatcgacaaatatattcttaatgcaatgtgaaaATATATATGGCGTAATAGGTTTCCAtacgaagaaaattttagcatatattttgaaaagagggtaggagtgggggaaggaggggagggcccatAAACGgctgtgcctagggcctacgaaaggtataaaaCGGCTCTGGATACGCAAtatatgtatttacataatatgtgagtaaaaatttcagtttttttccggAACCTCTTATAGTTTTAAAAGGAACTATTAACGATTTTATTCCGGTTTTAAAAGGTACTATTAAAGGTTTTATTTCgagtaattttttgttgattccTGTATTCCCTTCTGAAGGCCAATGGGTATTTAAAGTCTTTGTTATTGCTGTTAAAATATCAAGTTGCAAAACAGGATGTTAGAAAGGTTTTTTAGGGGTTTTTATATACTAAAATCAGTTATCTCGTTTCTTAGGATTTCAACTGGTCCTAGGATCTAAGAGAGCAGTATCCCAAGCATTCATCACTAATGTTTAGTAGCAATTTTACCATACGAAATATAATGGAATGCAGTTgaatattaagattttacaaagCCTCTAGACAGCTTTTGGAATCGGTTTAAGTGAAGCTTTTTAGTAATGATTGGTGATACATTCAAGAGCTAAATATGTAGAAAGACTTTCAGAAGTGAATATAAAACTGGCAGGGCgaactttctcagaataaatcttattacagttttatttttaagtaaagcaTGTAAGAATTATAACATGGATGTTGGAATACAAACTGCTACAGAAGTTGGAATCatcactttcaaaaatattttcatctacGTTGAGTAATTTATGTAAATGTGACTGCACAAGTTTTGAAAGCTCTGACCACaaattacttaactattttgaaacataaagtTTTCTCAAGAAGCTGTGTTTCCcttcttatatttattacaatgcaGGTGCGGCACGTATACTGTCTGATTACAGATGaagtatgaaacaaaataaaaactatgtgATTTTCGAGAGTTGCAGCAATCATAATACCTTATGCACAATATTCTGGAGCAAAAGGAAAATCCtctcttaaaatcaaatttatacaatgatatacaaattgcatcttgttttttttcttcttttaaataataaaacagatagTGTCGTGGTGaattaggggatagagcgttcgccttccaatgagatgaatctggttcgaaacccagcgatggctggtagatacggattccgcacctggctcgcaccgaccacagtactgacgtaaaatatcctcagaggtagacggatcatatgTTCGAGTCCCATTGCCACAAgtctaactgtgggaggttttcatggtttccctctccatgtaacacaaatgcgggttagttccatcaaacatTTTTCCACGAAAAGGCACATTTCACCGAatacttgaaccaggagttcccttgtcttctggattgaattcaaaattacaaggctacggacttgaacattagtagtcattaGCCCAAAAAttaggttggctgttcaacgatggttataaaataaaataaaacagatgaCTATCGCTAAATACATCTAATTTTGTGCCCTTTcacttttaatgtttaaatttattcagaataatactgtcaattaacaataaattgaactaaaaaacaGTCCAAGATAATCCTtgggctatttttttttcatgacattAATTAGAAAACAGAGCAATAAAACCTCATTCATAGGCTGCACATGTCggcatttcaaaataaagttcaatGAAAGGCCATGCCGATAAGAACATCTTATCAgtgttctttctttcttttttttttcttctttaaagtaaaatagtgGCTTCAGAACGAaatcaatgaaacaaaatgtaacaacATTTTTACTGATCaatgaaaagtagaaaaaaaagtgaacttgctgaataatttttgatttgatgaTGCAATTTTCACGTAGCGATCTTATGGttcaaatttattgttcttaaaTGTGCTACTTTATGAAAGCAGACGAAATATCACgtgcaaaaaagtatttttttcttcctcaatgCATTCAGGTGTTAAAGCCTGGGTATGGGCGTTAGTTGCTATCAGAAAAGGATGGTTCCATTATATTATTTAGGAAATCAGCcgaaattttttgatagttaaattaactatttgagTACTTTGCCTAATTAatgtattctaaaaattatttctttaataatcatAGAAAAGTGTTTAAATAGCTAGGACTTcgaatttttacgttttttaaaactatgtcattttaaatgaaaaaatatttaaaatttgaacagatATGAAACTTAATTTCTTGTCCCATTACTTCCTAGATCCTCAAAATAGTATTAGTGGAGAAATGAACAAATAAGAtaccttaattttaaagataatttaaacgctattcttatatttttgtacattgtatgtcattttgtaagaaaccATTTCTTTATATGTTAAAGCCAAAAGGAAGAATGTCTGTACGGAGCACAACATTAGTGACATTCAGAGATGTTGTTTTCTTTTCGGACAATGTTGAAGGTACGTACTTATTGTTTTACCCTTACACTGACCCTCGTTAGTAAGTAATCTGATACAacgtgttcattttttttatagtaattcttttaaaatatgtttctatgaaattaaataatttaaaatcagcagTAACTGGGTACTAGCACTTCAAGAAGTAGAAGATCTcggatacccacacatgtgacctatgacgtcagggCCAGCTGATTGTTATAAGCAAAgtggcgtgttaaagttgagctaagttcgAATGCTAATCaacgttaaaataattaaatgcagtGCTGTATCGCAactcgaatttgttgaaatacaaTTCTCTCTTACTTAAACGTCttttacttagatttattatttggttcatgtattttattgtaactgtaaattatttttgttctgtgTTTCTGTGTACCTaacaacttcgatgcataattagtttgtttatgttcttcTTGGCTTCATTTCTGTCTTTGTGCTAAATTAGAAATacatagtgaaagaattgaaatctttgtgaaagaatatagataATATCACTTAAGAGAATCGATACTTGACTGGCTTGAcatactcgaaatagaatggcgAGAACAGTTGTTAATGTGAACAAATACCacttttcaacaaccaatcaggatcaagaTATCCACACAACGTCACTTGCACGTATcccattgaaatttttaagaaataagtatgtattcaaaggcaaaattaatggataaGTGGAACTAATATGTTTtaagagaaatgtaaaaaatcgccatattattattattgacgccaatgctTAATTTAGGTAGTATATGCATATGgaaataaaagaactattttattaccgaactattttattaccgaTTTATTAGAAGAAGATACTTACTAATAATTCTAcgtctttcttttatttaccaaataaaaatcatgcaagcatACTAAAAGTAATATGcattatacattttaagattaaggtgaaagcaaaaataagtttgTTACTTCAACCATTCTCATATTGATGCAGCCACTGATTCATAAATACCCCTCACAATGTCACTTACTTGGTTCTTCCATTAAACTCTTCAATTTTGTCGGTAtatgcctttcagttttgtgcatgatttcgcAGTATTGTTCAgtacagtttatttttctttattcaccCCCCGTACTAAGAACGGATATTCAGCTAGTTTGTAATAAGTACCAGTaaccaaaaaatttgaatacggaattttttttaaatatattttcaaagtaaaaaagatCTTTTATCAAGGGACTTGGTCAGAAAActctcattttaaaatcaaatctgaCGATTCTGATATTGTGAAGGGCAGAATAAAAAAACCCCTTtccattcaaattaaataaatgaaaaaagatccACAGGAATGGCAAGAATGTGGCAAAAGCATATTTACGCATAGAGCAGGAGATAAAAACGTTTAATGATGAGTTGCGTCAGAATGAGTTTTTAGGGACGTAACGCTCAATGAATCTGTTAAGAATTGCAGGTGTGCGTCGTCATTGCGGCGCGATTCGCCTCTAAAACTAATATCGCTGGGGCAAAGAATGAACATGTATAATTCACTTCTTTTTCCATTGAGTGTTATTTAACatggtctattttttttttatacagtatCCATCAGAACAGAAAAAGAATACGCTTCTTCGGAGTTACAACACATGATACTAGTTCTTTATGTAAGTATAATACTTTTCTCCACTAAACAGTAAGGAAGATAACGATCTCCATTGTTAagcaaatttttgtaatatagaaaaaaaaaaaaaaacttgcatgaAGCATAAGTATGAAAGAAAATACGAGATAGGTAATTTTGATCAGTTGAATCTATAAAAGcccttaaaaaaaactgcagctTTAAAATCTTAAGGATTGTTtgataattcaatgaaaaaaaattggaacacTTACTTTATAATCAGCGGGAACTGAATTATACTGATTCACTGAGTGGAAATAAACATGAAGGTTTACTGTTTGTTGCCAATACTACCTACTACATCTATCGGTTCTTGGCTGAAACAACGGTTCACTTCTTACTTATACCATTGATCAGATGAGCGCTACTTGTCATAATTTTGGCGTTAATCAGCCAAAGGTAATGCCAAGTATCCTATGGCTTTGTTTACTTTTACTATGAGCTCTCGCTGAACAGAGTACAGTCAGAAAGTTTcacataataattgaaaataattaaataaaaacgaacATGCAACATTtgcaaatgaattataaattaattagggAGCTACACATGTTCTCTGGAGGGTTGTCTCACGTGATCATTGTCAATGTTTTGTAAGTGTAGTAGTAGTACTGAGGTAAGaagaaatagaatttcttttttacttgatttcattttttttttgggggggggggaataggAAGATAAACTATAAAAGAATTCGTTCGCCTGTTTCAAAGAGTTATTTACCTACGTggagtttttcttaatttttaccatttcatataaaattaatgcgtAATTTCTTTCATGCATTCATTAAgtgattcatatttaatttcgtATATAactaaatactatttaataaatgagcATGAAATCACGAGTTCAGGTTCCGGGTAGCAGGAGGGGGAGAACTCCACAGTTGACTTATTTACAGCAAGCTGGATAGCCTCATAACGAAACATTACctattcgatttctcagaaactattcaaccgatcgatttcgctcaaattttgcattttgccatgtaaaattacatattttaaaataatgtaaaaaattgaataccttacactcaaaaaaaattttcgaccatcatttgataaaataataaaaaagaataaatatttgcaaaaatttattttttgtatggaattatcttttgataaactatttttataatggtGCTCgaaaattttgttagaaatgcgaattcgtaaaaaaaaaaaaaaaaaaaaaNaaaaaaaaaaaaaaaaaaaaaaaaaaaaaaaaaaaaaaaaaaaaaaaaaaatagtcagaggaagtacgtttttgaAGTCTGATTTCGCAATttgaaatatcatctgcactaatgaattagcatatttgaggtctccacctcgaaccattaagattggttATAAAATGGATCATTaatcattcgatcaaaagtaattcagggtgGTTCTATTGTGGTGCACTCACATTACAAGATTTGTCGAGTCGGATCCGGAACTAACAATATTGAAATCTATCTAAACCAAAATCTCAAcataaaatatccaaaaatatGTCAGAATTTCGGCAAAAAAGGGATTTTAGCATTATCTACATTTGGAATTATTACACCTGTGTGTGTTACTCTTGGAAGAAGACGTGAGTCGGAAGACGTACATGGCACACATGCCGAGTCGGATCTTAGACAAAATCCTGATAAAGGCGAAATTCTAACAATGTTAAAATCCTTTGTCAGTGGCATAAATCTcgatacatttaaattatctgACAGCGTCGGGATTTCGTTTGAGTCAGAATTCTAGCTTGTCAATAATTTGGCAGGCTATCTTTCCTTGGATTGGAATTATTATAGATTGGTAGCGTTCCGAGAAGGACATCAATCAGAAAACACACATCGTACGAAAAGGTTTACAGAGTCTAATGTGGGGCGGAATTGCAACTTGGATAAAATCCCAAAATCGCTGAAATTCATCTAAACCAAaatcttaatatatttgaaatatccGACAGCGTTGGGATTTCAGCTTGTCAGTAATTTGGTCGGTCGTTTGCCTTGAAATTATCACAGCTCTTTAACATTTGGAGAAGGACACTAATCGGAAAACACACACATCGTGCACCAAAATTTGCTGAGTCGGGCTTGGGAAGAAATTGTGAGTTGTATGAATTCGAAGTGTCTGGAAATTGATGCAATTCATCCAAACCGAAATCTCAACACGAATCAAACATTTGCATCATTTGAAACAAATCAACAGCAACTTGTCGGTATTTTGCTTACTTGGGATTTCACGGGAGTCAGGACTTCGGATGTGTTGGAATTATGGCCTTGTGCGAATTTTTAAGACTTTGGCTGTGTAATCTGGAGCAATTTGTTGCACATACTAATACTGGGGCGGGGGGGGGAGTGAGACATCTTAGTCACTTACTCTTTGACGACGAACGACGAGTCTGGTTTAAAGACGCAATTTTTGTTCACACTGTAATATTCATCAGGGTTAATCtgtataaatcttaatttaatctCCAGTAAACTCaaactttttactaaaaaatttcttaactattGACATCTATGCATTATCCAGTTAATCtcttgttaaaagaaaaacaatcattATGAACTCAAAATCTTTTctgataaaaacttaaaagccACATTTCGTCTCATTTAGTTTGTATTACAAAAAACTGTCATATcatctcaatttaatttttttgttcttctcaatatttattttttgtattcagAGCGTAACAGACACTTACCCACCATCCAAGAACAGGCTGAGGTTAGAAGCTGTGGCAGCTTCACTCTGTTCCACATTCATGGGTTACTATGGAATGTACAAGAATGGAGAGTTGGTAATCCCTTCCAATGAACCTGCAGCAGCTTCTAGGAGGAGACCCAGTGGTAAGATTCCCCCCCCCCCGCATCTACAGAAAATGTGTAGAACAACTTGCATAGAGTGTTCAGAAATacctacttttttaaaaatgaagcaattaaaaaaacacgttAAGAATCGCAAAAGTAAGTTTGAAACCGAATACAGTCAGCTCATCAAAATGGACGATATTGATTTTCATGGATGATATTCACAATagaggtaaaagaaaaaaaaagcggcTGAAATCGGTACGATTGACAGGTGAAACAGAAAcgcgattattattattattcgaaaTACCTTTCAATTTCAttggataataatttaaaaaaatcttcattctttaaaattgcaaatgatttagatttgtataatatttttgttctcgTTCAGAGGTATAGTGGAGATAGTACGTGGGGAAACGGCATCATACTCTATCGGCTATTtgataaaattccattttcttcgatttcgcagttttttttatatataattagtctttttttaaatttattgtaaaacttGTGCAATGAATGTGCAAttgtgtcaacaaaaaaaaaacaaaaaaaaaaaatacggaccaccctgaataatctttaatctaatgattggatctttacgttctaggactcaatcttaatggctcgaggggtTGACCGCAACTATGCTAAGATCTCCAAAATATTGGGAACAGTCGCAATCTCACaaatatggtccctatagtttgtttaaaaaaagcgttGCAAAATTTGCACTCCCTAATCTTAACTTTacattttgcgtatttcgctatatctcgagaattttttaaccgaatttaaaattttcgcacaccattataaaattcgtttatccatcCATTCGTTAACTATCCCTagacattaagattgagtccaagaacgtgaaaatccgatcattagatcaaacgtTATTCAGTGTTGCCCGCCCCCTCACTgtacattaaaagttttaattgcagTGTAACATATTTTGTTGCTGCAGCCGCAGGCCTATTTGACACAAAATACCAAAACCATCCAGCAAGTatccacataaaaaaaaaattatagcttaaagtttttatattataattaatgaatttttcagcCGTATACAATAAAggcaaaaatttctgaaaacattttctcgtgttattttcaaatgtaaaaaaagtgaataaaaagtcggaattttgagcattttctcacttaaatatttgaaactactGTTCTTGTCCCATTGAAATACGAATTGGTAATCCCCtcatgcatatttttcttttcttttctttttttggtatGCTATATCACACAATGtggaacatttttataatttaactaatgaaatattgctaaattaatgacaaaaaatgttttgatatttcaGAAGTGGGACCCCGACGAATTTCTCGTCCTTTCAGTGTTCAACCACAACAGATGGAAACACTTAATCAACTATTCAAGAACGCCGTTAGAAACAAACAGCACCCTAGAGGTGGAGGGCGATTCCAGAAAAACTGGAAACTGGTTTGAAGACAAGACATTATCAAAAAGTCTACTGTTCACATCAATTCAAAAAAGTACACAGCAAAAATGTTCTGGTTATCAATTTTTAgctatatttctataattatcgAATTgtgaattaaatgtattttaaacttctCTGCCTATAGGGGTATCCAGTTgtatacagttttttattttatttatagcagttctttcttttaagcaaattttaattttacttaaaaaaaaaaaaagatcagtgTAAGGGATATTGGGTAATTTCCCACACCTGATTAATCCACTCTCTAAACTTTTGTCGCATCGCGTTCATAGcactaaatttatgaaatgcttgaaatttaaatgttttcttttaatggcAGCTCGGAAGATTTTGGAAGCGTTACTCATTTAACAATACCCGGTGGACAATTGTAAGCCTAAGTCACAGAGACGAGCAACATTACCCCCGCAACACTGTCACAGTTGCCAGTTCATAGGATGGGCCACATTTATACATCAGAAGACAACACCATACTCAGAGAGTAATTCGAACCTGTAACCATTGGCTTCAGTCACGCATGCTAAcctttagcaaaatttttgttgtagtcatttttaggttaaattcaggaatttttggaagaaataaaaagatgcaataaattcattacttt from Parasteatoda tepidariorum isolate YZ-2023 chromosome 2, CAS_Ptep_4.0, whole genome shotgun sequence includes:
- the LOC107449634 gene encoding proline-rich protein 5-like produces the protein MSRRVKQKSTTNGLRYFQSLANVAVPGTLEEVPEEIEKKAEQIFGNDDWKSVENAIGDIFKNDSWLEESGILFKLHQNIKNILRSRTGTFLNDCYKEWLIKELNKEVLNLKGLKGVELLQRLKEKWTTFYSNTVPMLEVVFYLLKPKGRMSVRSTTLVTFRDVVFFSDNVEVSIRTEKEYASSELQHMILVLYSVTDTYPPSKNRLRLEAVAASLCSTFMGYYGMYKNGELVIPSNEPAAASRRRPSEVGPRRISRPFSVQPQQMETLNQLFKNAVRNKQHPRGGGRFQKNWKLV